gagatctggataccaccaactgagagtcagggactctgatatctctaagactgcattcagaaccaggtatggacactatgaatttattgtcatgccatttggtttgatgaATGCagcagcggtatttatgggattgatgaaccgcgtctttcagaaatatttggatgattttgttatcatattcatcgatgatatattgatttattcaaagaatatgattgaacatgctaatcatctgaggattgtgttCCGAACTTTGAGGatggagaaactgtatgctaaactatCGAAAcgtgagttctggttgaaacaggtgatatttctgggacatattatatcaggagacgggatatctgttgatcccagcaaggttgaggcagtgatttcttggccaagaccgacatctgtaccagaaattcgcagctttatgggtttggcaggatattatcgtcgatttataaaagatttctcgagcattgccaaaccgattacacagttgactcagaaaaatgctccatttgtttggtctgaggaatgtgagaccagtttcctcgaattgaaaaagagattaaccagtgcaccggtgttgactatcccgtcaggtactggtgatttttttgtttattgtgacgcatctcactgaggattgggttgtgttttgatgcagcgagggcatgtgatcgcttatgcctcaagacaactgaaaccccatgaatctcgttatccaattcatgatcttgaattgacagccatagtctttgcattgaagatatggcgacattacctctacggtgagaaattcgagatttattctgatcataaaagtttgaaatatctcttttcacagtcagaattgaatatgagacagcggatatggctggatttattgaaagattttgattgtgaaatcaaatactatccggggaaatctaatgcagcagcagatgcactaagtcgaaaggtatgttctctatccttatcgactatgggagtctcgaatttgattaaggactgctgtttgtctggactagtatttgagacagataagagaccaatgagattatatactattcaagcggaACCGGAGCTTATTGtgagaattaaagcggctcagaaaggtgatcagaataaacagaagtcgattgctatggttagagctggacatcgatcggaatatcaggttcggaatagtattttgtatgtgaataatcgtcttgtggtgccaaatgtttcggatttaagacagcaaatactgtcagaagcgcacaacagtcgttttagcgttcatactggtggcaggaaaatgtataatgatttaaagacacagtattggtggaagcaaatgaaatctgatgtgactcaATTtttagccaagtgtctgaattgccaataggtgaaggctgaaagaaagaaaccaggaggattgttgcagagtttgtctattcctgaatggaaatgggatcacatttccatggattttgtgacacagttaccacgttcctcccgaggttgtgatgcgatttgggtcgtgattgatagattgaccaaatccgcatgttttattccatacaaaatgacctaccgatatgatcagatggccgatatctatgtccgggaagtggttagactgcacggagtgccgaagtcaattgtttcagaccgtgatcctcggtttacatcGAACTTTTGGcaaagtttgcagcaagctctaggtacgaaattgcaccttagtaccgcatatcatccacagactgacggacagtcagaacggacgattcagacgttggaagatatgctgagagcagtagtgcttgattttagcattaattggcaagatgcattacctctttgtgaattttcatacaacaatagctatcaaacgagtattgagatggccccatttgaggcgttgtacggaaagaaacgcagatcccctctttactgggatgatatctctgaaattcctgagactggacctgatatcaCTACAACAAAATCTACATTCAACCACAGTCCAAAGACAACGTTTTTACGCAGAACTGTTGTCTTTTTTTTTAACAACGGATTGAAggaaaactgttgtctttatgcctttttttattttaaaagacaacggtttttcaaaaagtGTTGTCTTTTGtgggtcaaagacaacgttttttaaaaaaagttttctATAAGCGGATATTTTGGTGGAAAAGACatcgtttttttaaaaaactgttgtgttttaggtgtcaaagacaacggttttataaaccGTTGTCGATGAGCACGTTTTTTATTacctacaacaacggttttggaaaattgatgttaaaaacaattaaaaaaccaaaaaaaaaataattaaaaaaggaaaaaaggaGACTGAAGCCCGGCACAATCCAATATTTCCCAAATTCATTCCCGCTAAGGAAGAAGAAAACCCACCCCTACTCCTGTTGCCTTCTCCCTCACCTACGACAGCCTCCGGCGGGTGCCGCCCAGAAACACCGGACAAAAAGCGTCGAGCTCCTGAAGTTCTTCCCCAAGCCTTTGCACCTCTTTTCTATTGGCTGTGCGAGATTTGCGTTCGATTCAGGTTAGATTTGTGTTTGATTCTCTGTTATTTGTCTTGTATTGAGTAAGGAATTAAGTTTATGTGGAATCGATTCTTTGTTGTTTGTTCTTCCCCAAATTATTTGAGTTCGAAAAACCAAAAGTTTTTATTTGAATGTATGTTGAAAGAATTTGAACCGTGAAAGAATTTGAACCGTGAAAGAATTTTGTTGAATTGCTGTTGAAAGAATTCGAAAAACTCAATTCAAATTATTGTTGAAAGATATGCATCAGGGTCATTTTGTCATCTTTTTTCCGGGCCCGCGTAGGTAGGTGTTGGAAACCCAGAAACTGCTATTCAAGCCAATGGCTCAAGTCTAGTTCAAGAACAGGGAGTTTATGATACCATGTAAATTGGCCAGAAATTTTTGTTCAAGTCTATGGGAACGGAAAACACTTAAACGAGTAAACCACGTCACCAATaactaaataaaaatgaaaaggcAGACGAGAAGAAAACAATGGAAAAAGAATGACAAACTTCCTTACAATGGCCATCCACAGATAAACTTCGAACACGAAAAGTCCGAAAGACAAAATTTCCTCGATCATCAAAGAAGAATAGGATTAATTCCAGTTTTACAGCTTATTTTACCTTTTTACAGAACATAAAGAGACGAATGACATTCACAATGCCCATCCTTACATCGCTCAGATTAGGTCAATAAAATGAAAGTTAATCAAAGAATGGATTTTTGAAACTCACATAGCACTGTTTGCTTGTAAATCTGGTGGAGAAATGCCATTGGGTCCACTTTCAGATATTGTATGGCATTTCTGTGCAACCTGAAGCAGTTGATTCACCTGCCGATACAAGTTTATTCCTTAAGCTCCCAAATATATTGTTTAACACATTAATTTCCAGATATAAACTAGTTGGATAAAGGACTGAAGCAGCCAAAATAATTAAGAACACAATTTTACCTGAGGGGCAACTAATCTACGAGGAATGAGTTCTTCGTGTTTACGTGCACAAAATTCCCAAGACAAAATCTGGAAAAAGTATAGATATTAATTTTTTCAGCATACATGATAACCCTACATGAGCACAAATCTGACAGTACTTtcagttttttaaaattaccTTTAAATCAGGTGTGAAGAAAAAGCAAAGAGAAGAAACCATGTATCAACtaggatttttttaaaatttatcattCTAGATCATGTAGAAAGACATGTTCACATATTAGTTCAAAGGTATATGAAGAAAAACTACAAAATTGTTTATTAAAGTATTAGTTCAAAGGTATTAGCACAAATATGGGTTGTTCTTATTTGAAACCAAagcttgatttttttaaaatcgtaATATTTTGATCGTtcttgggaaaaatattatatatatatatatttatatatatatatatatatatatttatatatatatatatatatatatatatatatatatatatatatatatatatatatatattgaatacTTTAGACGAGATACAGAGCTGTTGGAGCAGTGAAGAAATCTGTGGCCTTTACAATTTTGAAGCACCTGCTACCAAACTTGTATCAAAGTTTTTGTATCCCTCTCGATAATAGTGATCTGTCCTCTGAAATTTGCATTTCAATCTCTGATTTCTCCTGCTGAAATTTTACATAAGCATTTAGTACCATATTTTAatgtttaaataaaatgatatgTGGATTGAAGCTGGTCAATGGAACTGCATACTGTTATTATGCCATGGATTTCAGGTTTTGAGACAAAGCTATTCAACATAAATTAAGGGAGAAACATCAGAGGAACAAGAGTTACATAATTTACCAAATATGCCAACAAGAACAATTTATTAGGCTAGTGAGGTCCACCCAATATAATAATACAAGCCAAGGGGTCTATCTAATCATGGTTATAgttgtatttatttattataataataataataacaacaacgATGGTCGTGGTTGCGACGAATCTATCAACCGACTTTACAGCTGACTTCAAGCCTTTAATAAGCAATGTCTTGCCTTGAAATTGTGGTAACAGTGATGTGTTCGCATGGTAATTACTTTAGTATGGGAAATACATGCTAACAGTGCAcatcaataaaaaatatacgTTAAAATATAAGAACACAAGGCCCTCATATTTCATTCCAATAGAAGTCTTTCCTCGTTGTCTTTCATTATTGTCTGGTTATTAGCTATGCAAAATctagaattaaatattttgactgTTTTGTTAATATTTGTTAGTTGTGTTTGTgttaatattttgttttgttATTTACAACTGTTTTGAAGGTGTTGACTCATTGTTGGTTGATTAGTTTTACCAAGAATGGACAAAGAATGGATGTTAAAGGATAGACTATCACATGAATATGAATTTGTAATAGAGTCTTTCTTGCAATTTGCAGTGAAAAATGCAAAGGATCCTGACACAATATCTTGCCCATGTACAAAATGTGGTAATCTAAAGAAGAGAAATATAGAAACTATAAGGGCACATATGTATTCTAATGGTATAGATTTGACATATCATACATGGATATGGCATGGGGAAAGATCTACGACAGGGAACTCAATTAATGCTAGTGATCGAGCCGGGCAAGATGGTCAAAAATCTTTTGATGAAGAACCGATAGATATGGTACATGATGCATATGATAGTTATGTTGGGAATCCAACCCAATTCAATCAGCTACTTGAAGATGCAGAGAAACCTTTGTATCCTGGATGCATTAAATTTACGAAGTTATCTGCACTTGTGAAATTATTCAACTTGAAGGCAAAATATAGTTGGAGTGATAAAAGTTTCACTGACCTACTCAGTTTGTTGGGAGAAATTCTTCCTGATGACAATGAATTGCCTTTATCTTTATACGATGCGAAGAGAAGCTTGTGTACATTAGGGATGAATTACGTGAAAATTCATGCTTGCTCTAATGACTGTATCTTATACCGAAAGGAGTATGCCAATTTGGTCAATTGCCCTACTTGCGGGATTTCACGGTGGAAGTTGGGCCAAAAAAATACGGTAAGGGAAGGAGTGTCTGCAAAGGTCCTGTGGTACTTCCCACCTATTCCTAGATTTCAAAGAATGTTTCGGAACAAGGAGATATCGAAGGATTTTACTTGGCATGCTGATAAAAGAATTCGTGATGGCTACTTACGTCATCCAGCCGATGCGCCATCTTGGAAATTAGTTGATCGCAAGTGGCCTGAGTTTGCTAATGAGTCAACAAATCTTAGATTGGCCATATCAGCTGACGGGATAAATCCCCATGGTTTGATGAGTTCTGCATACAGTTGTTGGCCAGTTTTAATGATCACTTACAATCTTCCTCCATGGTTGTGTATGAAGAGAAAATTTATGATGCTCACTTTGTTGATTCCTGGTCCCAAACAACCGGgaaatgatattgatgttgtaaggaccgtgtatcgtattatcgtaaatcttatatgattatcgataattcatgaatttgatgtgtgattatacatttgatgtatattatgataATGAAAtcgagaaaatgaatattgaatatgaattgacgttatATGAGTTGAGTGGATTGTTCGGacgccaatttagtacaaaTATGTAtaattgtacagaacatgtggcgcccaggcggtagaaaatgaccgcccgagcgccaaggtatgCAAGGTGagtgttcgggcagaacacttcgcgcccgagcggtagtttgtgaccgcccgagcgcgaagcgAGTGGCAtgggacagaacatgccgcgctcgagcggtaatgtttgaccgctcgagcgcggtacaaGCAACtctcggggacagaatgtctcgcgctcgggcgcgagaattctaccgcccgagcgcgagagcggtGAGGATGAGAATCCTCTCTTTTCTCTTTCCTTCGCCATTTCTTATAAGATAACTTCGAGGGAAAGTTAGAGAATTCGATTTCTTTCGTCCGATTCAACTTTGAAACGTTGTCTAAACGTGaaacaaattataaatttgtgaTCGTCGTGTTGAGCGCttcagactgaggtaattttcttctagtttcagcagctttaaatatcaaagtgctggaatagcatgtatttgaagttgaatttctgatatgtagtagaataaccgacaataaactcgtattcgaagtcggaattgaattatgatatgatttgaatttgatatgaatttttgaggtttcaaataatatttgaaactcatattaatgattttggagtatgttattgattggaatgagtatgtgtagtagcccgaattccaaattgggtaattaacggagtaatggtgattaagaaggtttaatgtgtaattttgaccgagtcatgatcggacggaccgaagatggttcggaagcaccgaagagttcggaaggtccgaagtgggttcgatggatccgatcatgaggtgtcaagagcagctggacacgtgcatgttcggacggtccgaagtgtatgatcggaggatccgatcatgagctgtcaagagccaatggacacgtagcgttcggacgttccgaagtgttgttcggaggatccgaacatggcctataaatagtgctcgaattcctcattttggtattgccatttcttgagattgagtctttagtgagagatttggaaggttccaGGGttaagttgttggtcgagcgatagccaggagctgccaggagtggtagcgtagcgacgtctgagtttcaaggcaatcgacatcaaagggctgtcgacggacgaaggtaaaccctaaacctttggtagtactagggagtactggttttgctagttgagcatggtagtattgattgagtatgcttttgatgcgtaggcttgttctagacctgattagcggtgttgcgtaaggataggcttgctgtgatagaggtacgaaagtactatccgagatatcctggttgagtatacattcatatatgtgttgcatgagtatttgctgcattgatatatgtcatatgatgcatgctattatgtcacgtttattactgcacgttgcatttcatgttgagccgtattctccttcgagataacctttactgttgagctgtatctctttcgagataagctatatcttggggccgctcagccctgtcttgtggacgcatggacaccgagagtacacagtggccgacgggtcgggagggcttcggtggtccgggacatttttaggtccacgtctgtcttgtagtggatgcagtgacccagaggtgtaccgcgcggcactatccacttggcgcctctagactgagcattgttgagatccttttgtgactcctgtttcttgactaccccggtatcatgatcatagcatgtgcatttcatataggtctgtatactcatacttttgtactgggcgttcttatcgctcacgtcctcggttttgtttattgttggacaccccattcccacggggcaggcctcaggttggacagctcaggaggagcaggaggaggacgttgagtatctggttggtttagtttatcggtattgttttgattcgatatggttgtattgggtattttattttgagttattctagatttcgattgggttgtataaccattattttgttgttgactattttccgctgttatctctgattattgttaattaggttaattgcatgcttagttcttgattagtaggtgattctggaacgggtcactacatttatggtatcagagcatgcatacgattttgggatatagatttctgttttgggatttccgttgaccaatttactagttccccattctattgttgtagcaatggctgaccactttggtgacgagagtagtcaggggagtgtaggtcgatgaggtgatcaggacgatagtagacgtcatcgtgagcatcgtcatcgtcgggatggtcctaggcgttttgatttgcatcgttttattcagatggggcctaagcctttagttggtggtgagactcccgatgatgctgaggatttggttagagcgcatggagagttgtttcgttttgttcatcctctaagcttgatttcgaggacgaaatcgttttaagggggggagaatgtagtagcccgaattccaaattgggtaattaacggagtaatggtgattaagaaggtttaatgtgtaattttgaccgagtcatgatcggacggaccgaagatggttcggaagcaccgaagagttcggaaggtccgaagtgggttcgatggatccgatcatgaggtgtcaagagcagctggacacgtgcatgttcggacggtccgaagtgtatgatcggaggatccgatcatgagctgtcaagagccaatggacacgtagcgttcggacgttccgaagtgttgttcggaggatccgaacatggcctataaatagtgctcgaattcctcattttggtattgccatttcttgagattgagtctttagtgagagatttggaaggttccaGGGttaagttgttggtcgagcgatagccaggagctgccaggagtggtagcgtagcgacgtctgagtttcaaggcaatcgacatcaaagggctgtcgacggacgaaggtaaaccctaaacctttggtagtactagggagtactgattttgctagttgagcatggtagtattgattgagtatgcttttgatgcgtaggcttgttctagacctgattagcggtgttgcgtaaggataggcttgctgtgatagaggtacgaaagtactatccgagatatcctggttgagtatacattcatatatgtgttgcatgagtatttgctgcattgatatatgtcatatgatgcatgctattatgtcacgtttattactgcacgttgcatttcatgttgagccgtattctccttcgagatagcctttactgttgagctgtatctctttcgagataagctatatcttggggccgctcagccctgtcttgtggacgcatggacaccgagagtacacagtggccgacgggtcgggagggcttcggtggtccgggacatttttaggtccacgtctgtcttgtagtggatgcagtgacccagaggtgtaccgcgcggcactatccacttggcgcctctagactgagcattgttgagatccttttgtgactcctgtttcttgactaccccggtatcatgatcatagcatgtgcatttcatataggtctgtatactcatacttttgtactgggcgttcttatcgctcacgtcctcggttttgtttattcttggacaccccattcccacggggcaggcctcaggttggacagctcaggaggagcaggaggaggacgttgagtatctggttggtttagtttatcggtattgttttgattcgatatggttgtattgggtattttattttgagttattctagatttcgattgggttgtataaccattattttgttgttgactattttccgctgttatctctgattattgttaattaggttaattgcatgcttagttcttgattagtaggtgattctggaacgggtcactacagtatgttattgatgtagataaagtattatactgatatcttcaaactacatcaactggaacgaagaattgaggtatgttgcgaccgggtaacatacgacatgtatctgtattatatgatatatgattggatggattggattggattggaatacgtgtctatgtgcctattggatgatttgatgtggcatacatgacattgagatttgagtatcgatgtacaaaataaatgttttgttaacacacatcattttatgcatacatcgatacatgacatgcacgttgagctatgatccttggataccctgatatgatttgattggattccggggtttgtgaacacaatcgctatgccggtattatatgacctgTAAAGCATAGaaaattgtggccccatatgattggatatgagatgtgggattgatggcggttcgtcgacgctatcatatgtgtattcccatatcggccggtgtgccagctcgagcattgatttgatttgatagcgattcgattgattctgacatgtgctcagtggatgggcatttgactgatacctccacgacatacatgcattgcataccatatatcattgtttagatatctgtggtatatatgattggttgttccatacggagctttgctcacccccaaggggggctgttgttgtctttgtgtgtggacaatggcaggtactccaggatatcaggagaccagagaaggtacttctggagggagccacagcttgggctgaggttttatgtttatgtcttgttcccagtatatatgtatatgtatctatataccggggcatgtcccgaggatatgagttgtttgtatatgattggttttgatttcgtgtgggcatgttttatgatttgagattaaatactatttttagtattataaatctagaagagatgttttgggctcgtcgtaaaagaaatttaaacccgttttccgctgtgattaattaaccctaatcagattgcattgtaataacgattaggagctaagggccccacagatGTTTACTTAGCACCTCTGATTGATGACTTAAAATGCTTATGGGATACAGGCATTGAAACATATGATGCATATCGACAAGAAACTTTCTCACTTAGAGCTGTATTACTATGGATGATTAATGACTTTCCTGCATATGGGAACCTGTCAGGATGTGTTGTGAAAGGATATCATGCATGTCCTATTGGTGGTGAAGAAACCTATTCAACAAGATTGAAGCATAGTAGGAAAATGTCATATACAGGCCATAGAAGGTTTCTACCTGCAACTCATCCTTATCGACGACAAAGAAAGGCATTTAACGGGAACCAAGAATTCAACCCCACACCAAAACCATTGAGTGGCCATGAAGTTTtggaaagagttgaaagaattaattgTCGTTGGGGAAAAAGTACAGGGGTGCTTAAGTCGAACAAGGATGAGATAAAATCTTGCTGGAAAAAGAAATCAATATTCTTTGAACTTGAGTATTGGGAACATCTACATGTTCGACATGTTCTTGATGTCATGCACATTGAAAAAAATGTATGTGAAAGTCTCATTGGTACGTTACTTGACATTCCTGGAAAAACAAAGGATGGAGTAGCCGCGAGATTAGACCTTGTGGAAATGAATGTGCGGACAGAGTTAGCACCAAATATGGGGCAGAAGAGAACATATTTGCCAGCAGCATGTTATACACTTAGTAAGGATGAAAAAAGAAAGATTTTGAATACTTTGGCTGGAATACAAGTTCCTGCATGTTACTCATCCAATGTTAGAAGCCTTATATCGATGAAGGAATTGAGACTTGTTGGCCTTAAGTCACACGATTACCACACTTTAATACAACAACTGCTTCCAGTGGCCATTCGTGGTGTCTTGCCCAAACATGTCAGAGACACTATCACTCGATTGTGTTTCTTCTTCAATGTGTTATGTAATAAAGTGATAGATGTGTCAAAGTTGGATGAAATGCAAAGAGAGATTGTGACGATATTGTGTTTACTTGAAAAGTATTTTCCACCTTCATTTTTTGACATAATGATTCATCTGACTGTTCATCTTGTGCGGGAGGTGAAATTGTGTGGACCGGTTTGGTATAGGTACATGTACCCGTTTGAAAGAtacatgaagattttgaaaggttATGTGCGAAATCGCAATCGACCTGAAGGTTGTATAGCTGAATGTGATATTGCTGAAGAGGCTGTTGAATTTTGCTCAGACTATCTGTCTAGTGTGCACACAATTGGGATCCCATCAAGTCATCGACAAATAGAACTTACGAAGCCTTTATCTGGTGCAGTAGTGCACTCCGCTTGTCACGATGAGTTGCAGCAAGCACATCGTTATGTATTGGAaaatgatgttgagattgatctTTATATCAAGTAATTTTTCCAAATTATTAATACTTTCACGCGCTTTGCTTCCAttctatttgtttatttattttaataataattttttttaggcAACACATGGAGTATTTGATCGCAAGATTTCCTCATAGGGCTAAGTCGAAGAAGTGGTTACAAGATGAGCATAACCGAACATTTATTATTTGGTTGCGTGATCGTGTAAGTTCCTTATGTATTACGTATTTTCATACATTCTTCGGTTCGATTTATGCAAGACTAATAATTTATCACATACAAAAATATAGGTTGCACATGTAGTTGAACATTCAACACATCAAGTATCAGAAAGATTAAAGTGGATAGCGCGCGGACCTAGCAAGCAAGTCTTAAAGTACTCTGGTTATTTGATTGATGGGGTTACTTACGCTACAAAAGAGCGTGATGATGTACGAGTTATTCAGAACTCTGGA
The Primulina eburnea isolate SZY01 chromosome 5, ASM2296580v1, whole genome shotgun sequence genome window above contains:
- the LOC140831834 gene encoding uncharacterized protein: MDKEWMLKDRLSHEYEFVIESFLQFAVKNAKDPDTISCPCTKCGNLKKRNIETIRAHMYSNGIDLTYHTWIWHGERSTTGNSINASDRAGQDGQKSFDEEPIDMVHDAYDSYVGNPTQFNQLLEDAEKPLYPGCIKFTKLSALVKLFNLKAKYSWSDKSFTDLLSLLGEILPDDNELPLSLYDAKRSLCTLGMNYVKIHACSNDCILYRKEYANLVNCPTCGISRWKLGQKNTVREGVSAKVLWYFPPIPRFQRMFRNKEISKDFTWHADKRIRDGYLRHPADAPSWKLVDRKWPEFANESTNLRLAISADGINPHGLMSSAYSCWPVLMITYNLPPWLCIETYDAYRQETFSLRAVLLWMINDFPAYGNLSGCVVKGYHACPIGGEETYSTRLKHSRKMSYTGHRRFLPATHPYRRQRKAFNGNQEFNPTPKPLSGHEVLERVERINCRWGKSTGVLKSNKDEIKSCWKKKSIFFELEYWEHLHVRHVLDVMHIEKNVCESLIGTLLDIPGKTKDGVAARLDLVEMNVRTELAPNMGQKRTYLPAACYTLSKDEKRKILNTLAGIQVPACYSSNVRSLISMKELRLVGLKSHDYHTLIQQLLPVAIRGVLPKHVRDTITRLCFFFNVLCNKVIDVSKLDEMQREIVTILCLLEKYFPPSFFDIMIHLTVHLVREVKLCGPVWYRYMYPFERYMKILKGYVRNRNRPEGCIAECDIAEEAVEFCSDYLSSVHTIGIPSSHRQIELTKPLSGAVVHSACHDELQQAHRYVLENDVEIDLYIKQHMEYLIARFPHRAKSKKWLQDEHNRTFIIWLRDRVAHVVEHSTHQVSERLKWIARGPSKQVLKYSGYLIDGVTYATKERDDVRVIQNSGVSLVAKTMQVASTKDKNPIVTDMIFYGVIEKIWLLDYHKFQIPMFKCKWVENNGGITIDDLGFTLINLNRIGFKSDSFILASQAKQVFYIENPEDPLWSIVHATPSREYFEYIKGDECEDTILHYQCFSRGLPSMDVDGAEDNEPPCVREDCDGTWVNNI